The genomic segment CTGCGGCGCTTCGGCAGTCAAGTCAGATTTGAAGAAAAATAAGCCCAAAACTGCTTGGCCATAAACCAAAATACCCGATAATTGAATAGACCAACTGCTTTCAACATCAAAAAGAAAGGAGATGGTCATGCAGTTAATTACAGAAAAAGAAGCCGCTACTCTTCTCAATTGCAGCACTCACAAACTTCAGCGGGATCGCCGGATAGGCAGTCCCATTCCCTATATCAAAGTGGGCCGCAGTGTAAAATATCGCTTGTCCGATATTGAGGCTTATCTCGAAAAACAGCGTTTCACATCCACTTCTGAGTATGGAGGTGATAATGCATAATTTTTACAATGTTGCCGCAACATACCTTGATTTTTGTTGGTTGCCAATTCCCCTTCAACCAAAGGACAAAAAGCCGTTTGATGGTTATAAGTGGAAAGATGCTCGCCTGACGTCCGAAACAGCAAGGAACTTTCCCAAAGATTGCAATATAGGTGTTGCGTTGGGGGAAAACAGCAATGGTCTTGTTGATTTGGACTTTGATAGTTCTGAGGCTGGAATCATTGCCAATAAACTCTTTCCACATTTGCCGGGTTTCGGAAGAAAATCCGCACCTTTCGGGCATAAAATTCTGTATTGCCCCGATGCCGGAAAAACGCAGCAATTTAAGCTAACATCGGAGCAAGCAGAGATAGCAGGATTTACCGAGAAGGCTGTGGTGATGGAGCTGCGGGGAAACGGTGGATACACCATGTTTCCACCGTCCGTTCATCCTTCCGGTGAAACTGTACAATGGCATAATAGCAAGTTGCCCGAAGACATTCCGGTGATGAAATGGGATGAACTTCAAAAATCCTGTGGCCTGTGCGCTTCCCTAGCTGTGTTTTTGAAGAAATATCCAA from the Rhodospirillales bacterium genome contains:
- a CDS encoding bifunctional DNA primase/polymerase, with protein sequence MHNFYNVAATYLDFCWLPIPLQPKDKKPFDGYKWKDARLTSETARNFPKDCNIGVALGENSNGLVDLDFDSSEAGIIANKLFPHLPGFGRKSAPFGHKILYCPDAGKTQQFKLTSEQAEIAGFTEKAVVMELRGNGGYTMFPPSVHPSGETVQWHNSKLPEDIPVMKWDELQKSCGLCASLAVFLKKYPTAQGARDEICLALAGALLRAGLPLDQVDGWIVFIAEQKGDNEAHMRKKAEATKEKMDAGEEVTGLPKLCELLGIEKLKDVLSKWLYGSASSVTAKAEKEIAELNERFLVIENDGGKCRVAFLFQQPLDKDQIRLVLVLQSFEDFKNAL
- a CDS encoding helix-turn-helix domain-containing protein, which translates into the protein MQLITEKEAATLLNCSTHKLQRDRRIGSPIPYIKVGRSVKYRLSDIEAYLEKQRFTSTSEYGGDNA